One window from the genome of Cyclobacterium amurskyense encodes:
- the hisF gene encoding imidazole glycerol phosphate synthase subunit HisF, which translates to MLTKRIIPCLDIKDGRTVKGVNFVELRDAGDPVELAKIYADEGADELVFLDITATVEKRKTLVELVTKVAMKVNIPFTVGGGISDIDDVKALLNAGADKISINSAAVRNPSAINQLAREFGSQCIVVAIDTKNIDGVDFVHTHGGRRPTLLKTQEWAAEVAERGAGEILLTSMDHDGVKNGFANDITSELSSLLPIPVIASGGAGTMQHFQEVFTAGKADAALAASIFHFKEIPIPVLKDYLDKQGVNIRKMS; encoded by the coding sequence ATGTTGACGAAAAGAATAATACCTTGCCTGGACATCAAAGATGGGAGAACGGTAAAAGGAGTGAATTTTGTGGAGTTGAGGGATGCCGGTGACCCGGTTGAGTTGGCTAAAATTTATGCTGACGAAGGAGCTGATGAATTGGTGTTTTTGGATATCACTGCCACAGTGGAAAAGAGAAAGACTTTGGTGGAATTGGTAACCAAAGTTGCCATGAAGGTGAATATTCCGTTTACTGTAGGTGGTGGAATATCCGACATTGACGATGTAAAAGCCTTGCTTAATGCTGGAGCAGATAAAATTAGTATAAATTCGGCTGCAGTAAGAAATCCTTCTGCTATCAATCAACTAGCCAGAGAATTTGGAAGTCAATGCATAGTGGTTGCTATCGATACCAAGAATATTGATGGAGTAGATTTTGTCCACACCCATGGCGGAAGAAGGCCTACTTTGCTAAAAACTCAGGAATGGGCAGCTGAAGTTGCCGAAAGAGGGGCGGGTGAAATCTTGCTTACCTCCATGGATCATGATGGAGTAAAAAATGGTTTTGCAAATGACATTACCTCAGAATTGTCCTCTCTACTTCCTATTCCTGTAATAGCTTCAGGAGGAGCAGGCACAATGCAGCATTTTCAGGAAGTGTTTACTGCGGGAAAAGCCGACGCTGCTTTAGCTGCCAGTATCTTTCATTTCAAAGAAATACCTATTCCTGTATTAAAGGATTATCTCGACAAGCAGGGAGTCAACATAAGAAAGATGTCATAA
- the hisIE gene encoding bifunctional phosphoribosyl-AMP cyclohydrolase/phosphoribosyl-ATP diphosphatase HisIE: MENINIDFEKVDGLVPAVIQDEFTKEVLMLGYMNQEAIDVTIKSGKVTFFSRTKGRLWTKGETSGNFLMLKNIEVDCDQDTLLVTVNPIGPVCHTGNDTCFAHSNKGKTHFIDQLRKVIKERKENPSDKSYTTSLFNAGINKVAQKVGEEAVEIVIEAKDDNKELFMGEAADLLYHYLVLLEAKSYELDEVMEVLVKRHQK; encoded by the coding sequence ATGGAAAATATAAATATAGATTTCGAAAAAGTAGATGGGCTGGTACCTGCGGTTATACAGGATGAGTTTACTAAAGAGGTGTTGATGTTGGGCTATATGAACCAGGAGGCCATCGATGTGACGATTAAGAGTGGAAAGGTTACCTTTTTTAGTAGAACAAAGGGTCGTTTATGGACAAAAGGGGAAACTTCAGGTAATTTTTTAATGCTTAAGAATATTGAAGTTGACTGTGATCAGGATACGCTTTTGGTAACAGTAAACCCAATAGGCCCAGTTTGTCACACAGGCAATGATACTTGCTTCGCTCACAGTAATAAAGGGAAAACTCATTTTATTGATCAGTTGAGAAAGGTGATCAAAGAAAGGAAAGAAAACCCTTCAGATAAATCCTATACTACTTCACTGTTCAATGCGGGGATCAATAAAGTTGCCCAAAAGGTAGGAGAGGAAGCTGTGGAAATCGTAATCGAAGCCAAAGATGACAACAAAGAATTGTTCATGGGCGAGGCCGCGGATTTACTGTATCATTATTTGGTATTGCTGGAAGCAAAATCATATGAATTGGACGAAGTAATGGAAGTTTTGGTCAAACGCCATCAAAAGTAA
- a CDS encoding gamma-glutamylcyclotransferase family protein — protein MSYLFVYGTLRKGFNHPMAELLSRSGEYFTSGKCNGLLFDMGPYPVLTLNTAEGQYVIGDVFLLHNEHEVLTILDEYEGVGENLETGITYERLKVSIESEEGVKLSAWIYLHLGSLDHMTPIEGGDYLQYITESR, from the coding sequence TTGTCCTATTTATTTGTCTATGGCACCTTAAGGAAAGGGTTCAATCATCCTATGGCGGAACTACTGTCGCGGTCCGGTGAGTATTTCACAAGCGGGAAGTGCAATGGTTTGCTGTTTGATATGGGGCCTTATCCTGTTCTCACCCTAAATACGGCCGAAGGTCAATATGTGATCGGGGATGTGTTTTTGCTTCATAATGAACATGAAGTATTGACCATTTTAGATGAGTACGAAGGTGTTGGTGAAAACCTAGAGACAGGCATTACGTATGAAAGGTTGAAAGTAAGCATCGAATCTGAAGAAGGAGTGAAATTATCTGCTTGGATATACCTTCATTTAGGTTCTTTGGATCATATGACGCCTATTGAGGGAGGTGACTATTTGCAATACATTACCGAAAGTAGGTGA
- a CDS encoding HYC_CC_PP family protein, with product MKKSFSILIATFFLFSSIGLAKSSHICMGSEMLKGFGLSAKHLECDMDTQKHNPLSENEQKESKDQCCQNQFELIQLEVDQNLKVVNVSAPQMIFIAAFTQAFLLDQALVLMPVSISSFDPPPINPQDYTVLYQTFLI from the coding sequence TTGAAAAAATCATTTTCCATATTGATAGCTACATTTTTTCTTTTTTCCAGCATTGGCTTGGCGAAAAGTAGCCATATCTGTATGGGCTCTGAAATGTTAAAAGGTTTTGGTTTGTCTGCCAAGCATTTAGAATGCGATATGGATACCCAAAAGCACAACCCTCTTTCAGAAAATGAACAAAAAGAAAGCAAGGATCAGTGCTGTCAAAATCAATTTGAATTGATCCAATTGGAAGTGGATCAAAACCTTAAAGTTGTTAATGTCAGTGCTCCGCAAATGATTTTTATTGCGGCTTTCACACAGGCTTTTCTGCTTGATCAGGCATTGGTTTTGATGCCTGTTTCCATAAGCTCCTTTGACCCTCCCCCAATCAATCCCCAGGATTATACTGTTCTTTACCAAACTTTCTTGATTTAA
- a CDS encoding efflux RND transporter permease subunit, with protein sequence MLNSIIKFFLENKLVTVLLILVIVMWGIVTAPFGWQVGSLPSDPVPVDAIPDIGENQQIVFTQWPGRSPQDIEDQISYPLTTYLLGIPGVKSIRSSSIFGFSSIYIIFDEDIEFYWSRSRILEKLNSLPADLLPDEVQPGLGPDATALGQVYWYTLEGRDQEGNPTGGWDLHEIRTAQDFYVKYGLNAVEGVSEVASIGGFVQEYQVDVNPDALKAYNIPLTKVMQAVKQSNRDVGAKTIEINQAEYLVRGLGYIKSIEDLELAVVAVEDNVPIRIKDIAVVQLGPATRRGLLDKGGAEVVGGVVVARYGSNPLQVINQVKEKIKEIAPGLPKKTLADGRLSQLTIVPFYDRSTLIQETLGTLEEALSLEILITILVVIVMVYNLRASILISSLLPLAILMVFIAMRYFGVDANIVALSGIAIAIGTMVDLGIILSENIIKHIDEAPPEQKLITTIYNGSAEVSSAILTAVSTTIVSFVPVFTMQAAEGKLFGPLAYTKTFALLAALIVSLLILPSIAHTFFGFRINNLKYRRAGNILLILVAMLALSQGYVWAGSLLILLAGIALLRDFLTSRNYNISESFRPFYNNLEIIIVIAGVVWLLAGYWLPLGAAKSTFLNFLFVAILVSLILGAFILLEYNYKKVLNWCLDHKAAFLTVPAIIILFGIMVWLGFNTTFGLVPKAAKAVGWDLQKTKVWSGMAHTFPGMQKEFMPSLNEGSFLLMPTSMPHSGIAFNRKVLGQLDMRISNIPEVELSVGKLGRVESALDPAPISMYENVINYKSEYLLNEKGHKQRFKVDRDNRFILTSGDTVSNEEALTKEIGVSLLIADEKGRFFRNWREQIHSPDDIWNEIVAVTKIPGVTSAPKLQPIETRLVMLQTGMRARMGMKVYGPDLQTIEDFGLKVENILKQVPSVKTEAVFADRIVGKPYLHLNINRAQIARYGLSIEDVQGTIETAIGGMKVTTTVEGRERFPVRVRYPRELRDDPEALGKILIPTLTGSQIPLSQVVDFEYLKGPQVIKSEETFLVGYVLFDKREGFSEVTVVEDARNLIQSKIESGELEVPAGVSFKFSGSYENQVRAEKRLSVIVPLVLLIIFLILYFQFRSVTTSLMVFTGIAMAFSGGFITLWLYGQSWFGDFGLLGMNFKDLFQIHTINLSVAVWVGFIALFGIATDDGVLMATYLDQSFAKNKTDSLKGVRNAVLEAGQRRIKPAIMTSATTIIALLPILTSSGRGSDIMIPMAIPAFGGMIVTAITYFIVPVLYSIREERRFKNNSI encoded by the coding sequence ATGCTTAATTCAATCATCAAGTTTTTTCTTGAAAACAAACTTGTAACTGTTCTCCTTATTTTAGTAATAGTAATGTGGGGGATTGTTACTGCACCATTTGGGTGGCAAGTCGGCTCTTTACCTTCTGATCCTGTTCCGGTAGATGCGATTCCTGACATTGGTGAAAATCAACAAATTGTCTTTACGCAATGGCCAGGAAGATCACCTCAGGATATTGAAGACCAAATCTCTTATCCATTGACCACCTATTTATTGGGTATTCCCGGGGTGAAGTCAATTAGGAGTTCCTCAATATTTGGATTCTCCAGCATCTACATCATCTTTGACGAGGATATTGAATTCTATTGGTCGCGCTCCCGAATTTTGGAAAAGCTTAATTCTCTGCCAGCTGATCTGCTTCCAGATGAAGTCCAGCCAGGCTTAGGACCTGATGCAACTGCTCTTGGTCAGGTTTATTGGTATACCCTGGAAGGAAGAGATCAGGAAGGAAATCCAACCGGTGGTTGGGACCTGCACGAAATCAGAACGGCTCAGGATTTCTATGTGAAATATGGATTGAATGCAGTTGAAGGGGTTTCAGAAGTCGCTTCCATAGGTGGATTTGTTCAGGAGTATCAGGTAGATGTAAATCCTGACGCATTAAAAGCTTACAATATCCCATTGACAAAGGTGATGCAGGCAGTGAAACAATCCAACCGAGATGTAGGCGCTAAAACCATAGAGATAAATCAAGCGGAGTACCTGGTACGTGGTTTGGGCTATATCAAGTCTATAGAAGACCTTGAGCTTGCTGTTGTAGCGGTAGAGGACAATGTGCCCATCCGTATCAAAGATATCGCAGTGGTTCAATTAGGTCCTGCAACCAGGCGAGGGCTTCTGGATAAGGGTGGCGCCGAAGTAGTAGGAGGAGTAGTGGTAGCCAGATATGGCTCAAATCCACTTCAGGTTATCAATCAGGTAAAGGAGAAAATTAAAGAAATCGCTCCAGGATTACCCAAGAAAACATTGGCAGATGGTAGGCTCAGTCAATTGACGATTGTTCCATTTTACGATAGGTCTACCCTGATTCAGGAAACCTTAGGAACTCTGGAAGAGGCCTTGTCCTTGGAGATACTTATCACTATTCTAGTCGTAATAGTGATGGTCTACAACCTTAGGGCATCCATTTTAATTTCAAGTTTACTTCCATTGGCCATTTTGATGGTGTTTATAGCCATGCGCTATTTTGGTGTAGATGCGAATATTGTAGCACTTTCCGGTATAGCCATTGCAATAGGTACGATGGTGGATTTGGGGATTATTCTTTCCGAAAACATTATCAAGCATATTGATGAAGCGCCTCCGGAGCAAAAACTAATCACCACAATTTACAATGGCTCCGCTGAAGTTTCCAGTGCCATTCTAACTGCCGTTTCCACAACGATTGTAAGTTTTGTCCCTGTATTTACCATGCAGGCGGCTGAGGGCAAGCTGTTTGGGCCATTGGCCTATACAAAAACTTTTGCATTGCTGGCAGCATTAATTGTTTCACTGTTGATCCTTCCCAGTATCGCACATACCTTTTTCGGATTTAGGATCAATAATCTCAAATATAGAAGAGCTGGAAATATCCTGCTTATTCTAGTAGCTATGCTGGCACTTTCTCAAGGCTATGTTTGGGCGGGAAGCCTTTTGATTTTATTGGCAGGAATTGCACTATTGAGGGATTTTTTGACATCAAGGAACTACAATATTTCTGAAAGTTTTAGGCCCTTTTATAATAACCTGGAAATCATCATTGTGATCGCAGGAGTTGTGTGGTTATTGGCTGGTTACTGGCTTCCATTAGGAGCGGCTAAATCGACCTTCCTTAACTTTCTTTTTGTGGCAATTCTAGTCAGTTTGATCCTTGGGGCATTTATTCTCTTGGAGTACAATTATAAGAAAGTACTAAATTGGTGTCTTGATCATAAAGCTGCATTTTTAACTGTCCCGGCTATCATTATTCTGTTTGGGATTATGGTTTGGCTTGGCTTTAACACAACATTTGGGCTTGTTCCCAAGGCAGCTAAAGCAGTAGGGTGGGACCTTCAGAAAACGAAGGTTTGGTCAGGAATGGCGCATACTTTTCCCGGAATGCAAAAGGAATTTATGCCTTCTTTGAATGAGGGTAGCTTTTTATTAATGCCCACATCCATGCCGCATTCAGGCATAGCCTTTAATCGAAAAGTTCTTGGACAGCTGGATATGCGGATTTCTAATATTCCCGAGGTTGAACTTAGTGTTGGGAAGCTTGGACGGGTTGAATCCGCCTTGGATCCTGCTCCAATCTCCATGTATGAGAATGTAATCAATTACAAGTCAGAGTACCTGTTGAATGAGAAAGGGCACAAGCAGCGGTTTAAAGTAGATAGAGACAATCGTTTTATTCTAACTTCTGGTGATACCGTATCCAATGAGGAGGCACTTACAAAGGAAATAGGTGTTTCTTTACTCATTGCTGATGAAAAGGGTAGGTTCTTTAGGAATTGGCGGGAACAAATTCATTCTCCAGATGATATCTGGAATGAAATAGTGGCAGTAACCAAAATACCTGGCGTCACTTCGGCTCCAAAACTACAACCAATAGAAACACGGTTGGTCATGTTGCAGACAGGTATGCGGGCACGGATGGGAATGAAAGTATATGGGCCAGACCTACAAACAATTGAGGATTTTGGATTAAAAGTAGAAAATATTCTCAAGCAGGTGCCATCGGTGAAAACCGAAGCTGTATTTGCTGACAGGATTGTAGGAAAGCCCTACCTGCATCTCAATATTAATAGAGCGCAAATTGCTCGGTATGGTTTGAGTATTGAAGATGTTCAGGGTACAATTGAAACGGCCATTGGTGGCATGAAAGTGACAACCACTGTGGAAGGACGTGAGCGATTTCCTGTTCGGGTTCGCTATCCGAGAGAGCTTCGTGATGACCCTGAAGCTTTGGGCAAAATATTGATCCCTACACTGACAGGGTCCCAGATCCCTTTGAGCCAGGTTGTAGATTTTGAATACCTAAAAGGGCCTCAGGTAATTAAAAGCGAAGAAACATTTTTGGTTGGTTATGTACTGTTCGATAAAAGGGAGGGTTTTTCGGAAGTTACGGTAGTAGAGGATGCCAGAAATTTGATTCAAAGTAAAATCGAATCCGGTGAATTGGAAGTGCCGGCTGGGGTGAGCTTTAAGTTTTCCGGAAGTTATGAAAATCAAGTTCGTGCTGAAAAGCGCCTGAGTGTAATCGTGCCATTGGTACTTTTGATTATTTTTCTGATTCTTTATTTCCAGTTTCGTTCAGTTACCACCTCGTTGATGGTTTTTACTGGAATAGCCATGGCTTTCAGCGGTGGTTTTATCACCCTATGGTTGTATGGACAAAGCTGGTTTGGGGACTTTGGCCTTTTGGGAATGAATTTTAAAGACCTTTTTCAAATTCACACAATTAATCTGAGCGTGGCTGTATGGGTCGGGTTTATCGCCTTGTTTGGCATCGCAACGGATGATGGGGTGCTTATGGCGACTTATTTAGACCAGAGTTTTGCAAAGAACAAAACAGATAGCCTCAAAGGAGTTAGGAATGCAGTTTTAGAAGCAGGGCAGCGTCGAATTAAACCGGCCATCATGACTTCAGCCACCACCATTATTGCTTTGCTTCCAATTCTTACTTCCTCAGGAAGGGGATCAGACATTATGATACCAATGGCCATTCCAGCTTTCGGAGGGATGATTGTAACAGCGATCACTTATTTTATCGTACCCGTTTTGTATTCGATTCGAGAAGAAAGAAGATTTAAAAACAATTCAATATGA
- a CDS encoding TolC family protein encodes MKFTVLSITLILILSFSGQGQTLEDYFVMAAENNPGLKGKYKAFEAALQKIPQAKSLADPNLSFGYFISPVQTKLGPQRMRFSLTQMFPWFGTLRIQGDVATILAEVKYKEFLDARNSLYNQVSAVYYPLLETNELIEIENENLQILKTYKSIATSTFENGKGSLTDALRVDIMNTSAETNLEVLNQKIKSANARLNSLLGRDYDSPIEITERLTVPDSPYQASIDSIQHNPLLESLDLKIQAGELKHKLAIKQGLPNLGAGVDYVMVDKLNDMALVDNGKNVLMPTVTMSIPIFRKKYDAAKKEALLLTEAYQAKKQDVSNNLYGSFYRFKVEMDIQLDLISSFDKQIQTSKQTLELLYSSYANSGEDFEEVLRLQQQLLEYRKMKIKASVAYYAADAQLNYLTAKSY; translated from the coding sequence ATGAAATTCACCGTCCTATCTATCACGCTTATCTTGATATTGAGTTTTTCCGGGCAAGGCCAGACTTTGGAGGATTATTTTGTGATGGCTGCTGAAAATAACCCTGGATTGAAAGGGAAATACAAAGCGTTTGAAGCGGCTTTGCAAAAAATCCCACAGGCGAAATCACTTGCAGATCCCAATTTGTCTTTTGGTTATTTCATTTCGCCAGTACAAACCAAGCTTGGTCCTCAGCGCATGCGTTTTTCATTGACGCAGATGTTTCCATGGTTCGGAACTTTGCGCATCCAAGGGGATGTGGCGACAATCCTTGCAGAGGTGAAATACAAGGAATTTCTGGATGCTAGGAATAGCCTTTATAATCAGGTTTCAGCAGTCTATTACCCGCTTTTGGAGACGAATGAGTTGATTGAAATTGAAAATGAAAACCTTCAGATTCTGAAAACTTATAAATCAATTGCTACTTCTACCTTCGAAAACGGCAAAGGATCACTAACGGATGCACTTAGGGTAGACATCATGAATACTAGTGCCGAAACAAATTTGGAGGTGCTAAACCAGAAAATTAAGTCTGCTAATGCAAGACTTAACTCCTTGCTAGGAAGAGACTATGATTCACCAATTGAAATTACGGAAAGGTTGACCGTTCCAGATTCTCCCTATCAGGCTTCTATTGATTCCATTCAGCACAATCCATTATTGGAAAGTCTGGATTTGAAAATTCAAGCCGGTGAGTTAAAACATAAATTGGCAATCAAACAGGGCTTGCCAAACCTTGGAGCAGGAGTAGATTATGTGATGGTGGACAAGCTTAATGACATGGCCTTGGTCGATAATGGTAAAAATGTCCTCATGCCGACGGTTACCATGAGCATTCCGATTTTTAGAAAAAAATACGATGCGGCCAAAAAAGAAGCATTGTTATTAACCGAAGCCTACCAAGCAAAAAAGCAGGATGTATCCAATAACCTTTATGGCTCTTTTTATCGGTTTAAGGTAGAAATGGATATTCAGCTTGACCTAATTTCTTCCTTTGACAAGCAAATCCAAACCAGCAAGCAAACACTTGAACTGCTATACAGTTCCTATGCGAATTCGGGAGAAGACTTTGAGGAAGTTTTACGCCTTCAGCAGCAATTGCTGGAGTACCGAAAAATGAAAATCAAAGCCTCTGTAGCCTACTACGCTGCTGATGCGCAACTTAATTATTTAACCGCTAAATCTTACTGA
- a CDS encoding DUF305 domain-containing protein: MKSNNYLKFSAMMAVSFVIMYAVMFLNADLFDHVMLSTARTYMTILMVAPMAVSMLLFMWGMYENKKVNFMILGTAVILFIATLTMLRNQTLIADVQWMKAMIPHHSSAIMVSQKAHLKDPEAQQLAKDIIEAQKKEIAQMKAMIKRLEESE; encoded by the coding sequence ATGAAAAGTAACAATTATCTAAAGTTCTCCGCAATGATGGCTGTTTCATTTGTCATCATGTATGCCGTGATGTTTTTAAATGCAGATCTCTTTGACCATGTCATGCTAAGTACCGCCAGAACCTACATGACAATATTGATGGTAGCACCCATGGCAGTGTCCATGTTACTCTTTATGTGGGGAATGTATGAAAACAAGAAGGTCAATTTTATGATTCTCGGTACGGCTGTCATTTTATTTATAGCTACCCTTACCATGCTCAGAAACCAAACTTTGATCGCTGATGTACAGTGGATGAAAGCGATGATCCCTCATCATTCTTCGGCCATCATGGTAAGCCAAAAAGCACATCTAAAAGATCCGGAAGCACAGCAGCTAGCTAAAGATATCATTGAAGCACAGAAGAAAGAAATTGCTCAAATGAAGGCAATGATCAAGCGACTTGAGGAGTCAGAGTAA
- a CDS encoding efflux RND transporter periplasmic adaptor subunit has protein sequence MKNSINNKYLLIVITLFVGVLLGWLIKPSANLPEQPPVHEHVESTVGASSVYTCSMHPQIRQGEPGDCPICGMDLIQLENDSQETDPLSITMSPTAIQLADVKTMVVGKGKAEKTLRLDGKIQVDERLLFTQASHIPGRIEKLMVNFTGEYIAKGQTIALVYSPELVTSQEELLQANKIKEEQPALFNAAVAKLKNWKVSEAQVQQILTTGEVIKNFPIKANVSGYVSQKFANLGDHLAMGQALYEVSNLSKVWVLFDVYESEIPWIKTGDEVNYRVQSIPGEIFTSKIDYLDPIIDPDTRVASARISIANPDLKYKPEMFVSGVITSSITGAEEAIVVPKTAVMWTGTRSVVYVKKISSKGLSFQLREVTLGAALGTEYLIEAGLHPGEEIVVNGAFSIDAAAQLAGKPSMMNPEGGVAMSGHNHGGMEMTKASQIEGSIGNSLTQAAKDGLIPIFDHYFKLKNALTIDDLKRSISQAEEMLNYISNIDMESFEGNAHMEWMKYQKSLSVSLEKIGSDKSLEEVRKTFLSISDEMIGMAEKFHPFPKPLFVQHCPMADTNRGADWLSMEEKVVNPYFGKSMLTCGEVTRTIK, from the coding sequence ATGAAAAATTCAATTAACAATAAGTACTTACTGATCGTCATTACACTATTTGTGGGCGTGCTGTTAGGTTGGTTGATTAAGCCATCCGCAAATCTTCCTGAACAACCACCAGTACATGAGCATGTGGAATCCACTGTTGGGGCTTCTTCGGTTTACACCTGTTCCATGCATCCCCAGATTCGCCAAGGTGAACCTGGTGACTGTCCTATTTGTGGAATGGATCTCATTCAATTGGAGAATGATTCTCAAGAAACTGATCCTTTGTCTATTACCATGTCCCCTACAGCCATCCAACTTGCAGACGTGAAAACGATGGTAGTGGGTAAGGGGAAAGCGGAAAAAACGCTTAGGCTAGACGGGAAAATCCAAGTTGATGAGCGCTTATTGTTTACACAAGCAAGCCATATTCCAGGTAGAATTGAAAAATTGATGGTGAATTTTACTGGTGAGTACATAGCTAAAGGACAGACCATTGCTTTGGTGTATTCTCCAGAGTTGGTGACCAGCCAGGAAGAACTTCTTCAGGCAAATAAAATAAAAGAAGAACAACCAGCGCTTTTTAATGCGGCTGTGGCCAAGCTTAAGAACTGGAAAGTGTCAGAAGCACAAGTTCAGCAGATATTGACTACTGGGGAAGTAATTAAGAATTTCCCTATCAAAGCAAATGTTTCTGGTTATGTTTCTCAAAAATTTGCCAATCTGGGAGACCATCTCGCTATGGGGCAAGCCCTGTATGAGGTTTCAAATTTGTCTAAGGTTTGGGTATTATTTGATGTTTATGAATCTGAGATTCCTTGGATTAAAACTGGAGATGAGGTAAACTATCGGGTACAATCTATTCCCGGAGAAATCTTTACATCGAAAATTGATTACCTGGACCCCATAATCGATCCGGACACCAGAGTAGCTTCTGCAAGGATAAGCATTGCTAATCCTGATCTAAAATATAAGCCTGAAATGTTTGTTTCTGGAGTAATTACAAGCTCCATTACTGGGGCCGAAGAGGCTATAGTTGTTCCAAAGACTGCAGTCATGTGGACAGGTACCCGGTCTGTTGTGTATGTGAAAAAGATAAGTTCCAAAGGACTGAGCTTTCAACTTCGTGAAGTAACACTTGGGGCTGCCTTGGGAACTGAATACCTTATAGAAGCAGGTCTTCACCCGGGGGAGGAAATTGTAGTTAATGGCGCTTTCAGTATTGATGCTGCTGCCCAATTGGCAGGAAAGCCAAGTATGATGAACCCTGAAGGAGGGGTAGCAATGTCTGGGCACAATCACGGTGGCATGGAAATGACGAAGGCAAGTCAAATAGAAGGTTCAATAGGGAATTCCCTTACCCAGGCAGCTAAAGATGGTTTGATACCTATTTTTGATCATTATTTTAAATTAAAAAATGCCCTGACTATCGATGATTTAAAGCGGTCAATATCACAAGCAGAGGAAATGCTTAATTATATTTCAAATATTGACATGGAATCCTTTGAAGGGAATGCCCATATGGAATGGATGAAGTACCAGAAAAGCTTATCGGTTTCCCTTGAAAAGATAGGTTCCGATAAGTCTTTGGAAGAAGTCCGCAAAACATTTCTTTCAATTTCCGATGAAATGATAGGCATGGCGGAAAAATTTCATCCTTTTCCTAAACCTCTTTTTGTACAACATTGTCCCATGGCTGATACCAATCGGGGAGCGGATTGGTTGAGCATGGAAGAAAAAGTGGTGAATCCTTATTTTGGAAAATCAATGCTGACCTGTGGGGAAGTCACAAGAACAATTAAATAA
- a CDS encoding SRPBCC family protein, translated as MKVLKIILAIVLILISIPFIVGMFIDEDYTVVKEVTIEKPIEEVFDYVKLLKNQEYFSSWALKDPTMKKSFNGVDGEVGFVSAWDSKDPNVGVGEQEILAIEQGKRIDYALRFKEPFEASDKAYIEFDEVNGDKTKVTWGFEGHMDYPMNSMLLMMDMEEMVGKDFSEGLQKLKSILENN; from the coding sequence ATGAAGGTTCTGAAAATAATACTTGCCATCGTTTTAATATTGATTTCCATCCCTTTTATAGTAGGGATGTTTATTGATGAGGATTATACCGTAGTTAAGGAGGTAACCATTGAAAAACCTATAGAAGAGGTTTTTGATTATGTGAAACTACTCAAAAACCAAGAATACTTTTCAAGTTGGGCCTTAAAGGATCCAACCATGAAAAAAAGTTTTAATGGTGTAGATGGTGAAGTGGGATTTGTCTCAGCCTGGGACAGTAAAGATCCGAATGTAGGGGTGGGAGAACAAGAAATACTGGCAATTGAACAAGGTAAAAGAATCGATTATGCCTTAAGGTTTAAGGAACCTTTTGAAGCATCTGATAAGGCTTATATTGAATTTGATGAAGTAAATGGGGATAAAACCAAAGTTACCTGGGGATTTGAAGGGCATATGGATTATCCAATGAATTCTATGTTGTTGATGATGGATATGGAGGAAATGGTCGGTAAAGATTTTTCCGAAGGCTTGCAAAAGTTAAAGTCAATTCTGGAAAACAATTAA